In one Thermaerobacter sp. PB12/4term genomic region, the following are encoded:
- a CDS encoding phosphosulfolactate synthase produces the protein MSLPAPWNGVVSPPLAGRPPKPRQRGLTMILDKGLGPRATADLIEVAGHCIDYWKLAFGTPACYPPAVLKAKVERIRAAGIAVYPGGTFLEVALVQGRFRAFLEAVREVGFTHVEVSDGTVDIAPEVRRDLIRALLAEGLGVVSEVGKKHPADRVSTLRLHQQVLDDLEAGVEKVIVEARESGKGIVIYDAQGRVDEDELEALVRGLPDPYVLVFEAPQVHQQQDLILRFGPGVNLGNVQPADVLALEALRHGLRGDTLRAALLGRPDLRSVRFPQG, from the coding sequence ATGAGCTTGCCTGCGCCCTGGAACGGCGTGGTCTCGCCCCCCCTGGCGGGACGACCTCCCAAGCCCCGCCAGCGCGGTTTGACCATGATCCTCGACAAAGGGCTGGGGCCCCGCGCCACGGCGGACCTCATCGAAGTGGCCGGGCACTGCATCGATTACTGGAAGCTGGCCTTCGGCACCCCCGCCTGCTACCCCCCGGCGGTGCTCAAGGCCAAGGTGGAGCGGATCCGCGCGGCCGGCATTGCCGTCTACCCGGGCGGCACGTTCCTGGAGGTGGCCCTGGTGCAGGGACGCTTCCGGGCCTTTCTCGAGGCCGTTCGGGAGGTGGGCTTCACCCACGTGGAGGTGTCCGACGGCACGGTGGACATCGCCCCCGAGGTGCGCCGCGACTTGATCCGCGCCTTGCTCGCGGAGGGCCTGGGGGTGGTGAGCGAGGTCGGCAAGAAGCATCCCGCCGATCGGGTCTCCACCCTGCGCCTGCACCAGCAGGTGCTGGACGACCTTGAGGCGGGGGTGGAGAAGGTCATCGTGGAGGCACGGGAGTCGGGCAAGGGCATCGTGATCTACGATGCGCAGGGCCGGGTGGATGAAGACGAACTGGAGGCCCTGGTGCGCGGGCTGCCCGACCCCTACGTGCTGGTCTTCGAGGCGCCGCAGGTCCACCAGCAACAGGACCTGATCCTGCGCTTCGGGCCCGGCGTCAACCTGGGCAACGTGCAGCCTGCGGACGTCCTGGCCCTGGAGGCCTTGCGCCACGGCCTGCGCGGCGACACCCTGCGCGCCGCCCTGCTCGGGCGGCCCGACCTGCGCTCCGTCCGGTTTCCCCAGGGGTGA
- a CDS encoding hydroxyacid dehydrogenase has protein sequence MASVPVPESLAGPVVVAEFCPGSAVEILQRAGCRVVYDPGLARDPARLLRLLQHATGLVVRNQLRVDDALLEAAPRLRVVGRLGAGLDNIDGEAAARHGVTVVYAPGGNARAVAEFVLAQMLALARRLPAATAMGASGLWARQALLGDELAGTRVGILGLGRIGRALVPLLRPLVGAVATFHPRRGPEDPEWQALGIHWRPLEDLLAWSDYLVVLLPLRADTRGLLDRSLLASLKPGARLVVTGRGGVVDEAALADLLRSGHLAGAALDVRALEPPGPCDPLRGLPNVVLTPHIAGLTVQAQERIARSVAEDVLRVLRGLPPLQPAFLPATAGALRQGPLQG, from the coding sequence GTGGCCAGCGTGCCGGTGCCGGAGTCCCTGGCGGGACCGGTGGTGGTGGCCGAGTTCTGTCCCGGGTCGGCGGTGGAGATCCTCCAGCGGGCAGGCTGCCGGGTGGTCTACGACCCCGGGCTGGCCCGCGACCCGGCGCGCCTGCTGCGCCTGCTGCAGCACGCCACCGGCCTGGTGGTCCGCAACCAGCTCCGGGTCGACGACGCGCTCCTCGAGGCCGCACCACGCTTGCGGGTGGTGGGGCGCCTGGGTGCAGGACTTGACAACATCGACGGCGAGGCGGCGGCGCGCCACGGGGTGACGGTGGTATACGCCCCCGGTGGCAACGCCCGGGCCGTGGCCGAGTTCGTCCTGGCCCAGATGCTGGCCCTGGCCCGGCGGCTGCCCGCCGCCACGGCCATGGGAGCCTCGGGGCTCTGGGCCCGCCAGGCCCTGCTGGGGGACGAGCTGGCCGGAACCCGGGTCGGCATCCTGGGCCTTGGCCGGATCGGCCGGGCCCTGGTGCCCCTGCTCCGGCCCCTGGTGGGGGCCGTGGCCACCTTTCATCCCCGACGGGGGCCCGAGGATCCCGAATGGCAAGCCCTGGGCATCCACTGGCGGCCCCTGGAGGACCTGCTGGCCTGGTCGGATTACCTGGTCGTCCTCCTGCCGCTGCGCGCCGATACCCGTGGCCTGCTGGACCGGTCCCTGCTGGCGTCCCTCAAACCCGGAGCCCGGCTGGTGGTCACCGGCCGGGGCGGCGTGGTGGACGAGGCGGCCCTGGCGGACCTGCTGCGCAGCGGCCATCTGGCCGGGGCGGCCCTGGATGTAAGGGCCCTGGAACCACCGGGTCCCTGTGATCCCCTGCGGGGACTGCCCAACGTGGTGTTGACGCCCCATATCGCAGGGCTGACGGTCCAGGCGCAGGAGCGAATCGCCCGTTCGGTGGCCGAAGACGTGCTGCGCGTGCTGCGCGGCCTGCCGCCGCTGCAGCCGGCCTTCCTGCCGGCCACGGCGGGTGCGTTGCGGCAGGGGCCGCTGCAAGGCTAG
- a CDS encoding acyl-CoA dehydrogenase: MDFELSEQQRLVREMVRDYAARRIAPGAAERDRTGTFPAEQFRELGELGILGLPFPEEVGGSGGDTLSFAIAVEEIARACASTALTVAAHVSLGCTPLYLFGSEDQKARWLAPALRGEKIAAFGLTEPEAGSNTAAIRTRARQEGDRWVIEGTKIFITNGSRADFVVVAAVTDPEAGRDGISNILVPREAPGWRAVRRYEKMGLHASDTAELVFDGCRVPLDHLVGERGKGHQQFLQTLDGGRIGIGALSVGIAQACLDAALEYARHRRQFGRPISKFQAIQFKLADMATQLEAARWLVYRAAWLRDQGRPYRREAAMAKLFASELAVRAALEAIQIHGGAGYTRDFPVERYLRDAKLMEIGEGTSEVQRLVIARELGC, from the coding sequence TTGGACTTTGAGCTGTCGGAGCAGCAGCGGCTGGTGCGGGAGATGGTCCGCGACTACGCGGCGCGGCGCATCGCGCCGGGGGCGGCGGAGCGCGACCGGACGGGGACCTTTCCGGCGGAGCAGTTCCGGGAGCTGGGTGAGCTGGGGATCCTGGGCCTGCCCTTTCCCGAAGAGGTGGGCGGCTCCGGCGGTGACACCCTTTCCTTTGCCATCGCCGTCGAGGAGATCGCCCGGGCCTGCGCCTCCACCGCCCTGACGGTGGCGGCCCACGTCTCCTTGGGCTGCACGCCCCTCTACCTGTTCGGCAGCGAGGACCAGAAGGCCCGCTGGCTCGCGCCGGCGCTGCGCGGCGAGAAGATCGCGGCCTTCGGCCTCACCGAACCGGAGGCCGGCTCCAACACGGCGGCCATCCGCACCCGGGCGCGGCAGGAAGGCGACCGGTGGGTCATCGAGGGCACCAAGATCTTCATCACCAACGGCAGCCGTGCGGATTTCGTGGTGGTGGCGGCCGTCACCGACCCCGAGGCCGGGCGCGACGGCATCAGCAACATCCTGGTGCCGCGGGAGGCGCCGGGCTGGCGGGCGGTGCGCCGGTACGAGAAGATGGGCCTGCACGCGTCCGACACGGCGGAGCTGGTCTTCGACGGTTGCCGCGTTCCCCTGGACCACCTGGTGGGGGAGCGGGGAAAGGGGCACCAGCAGTTCCTCCAAACCCTGGACGGTGGCCGCATCGGCATCGGCGCCCTGTCGGTGGGCATCGCCCAGGCCTGCCTGGACGCCGCCCTGGAGTACGCCCGCCATCGCCGGCAGTTCGGCCGGCCCATCAGTAAGTTCCAGGCCATCCAGTTCAAGCTGGCGGACATGGCGACCCAGCTGGAAGCCGCCCGCTGGCTGGTGTACCGCGCCGCCTGGCTGCGGGACCAGGGCCGGCCCTACCGGCGGGAGGCCGCCATGGCCAAGCTGTTCGCTTCCGAACTGGCGGTGCGGGCGGCCCTGGAGGCCATTCAGATCCACGGCGGCGCCGGCTACACCCGGGATTTCCCCGTGGAACGGTATCTGAGGGATGCGAAGCTGATGGAGATCGGCGAGGGCACGTCCGAGGTCCAGCGCCTGGTCATCGCCCGGGAGCTGGGCTGCTAG
- a CDS encoding ATP-dependent Clp protease proteolytic subunit — translation MDVNLGALLSNLFWFVLILWSLLPLLRQRRIADRRLQVIRQLERERGSRVITLIHRQESLSLLGIPLTRYITVDDSEQVLRAIRYTPPNMPIDLIVHTPGGLVLAAEQIAEAIRRHRGRVTVMVPHYAMSGGTLIALAADAIWMDENAVLGPVDPQLGGYPAASILAAIRQKGPDKVDDKTLMLGDLAEKAITQVRQTVQRLLQDRLPAGDARRIAEALTEGRWTHDFPIGCDELRALGLEVRCELPDLVYRLMELYPQPDGRRPSVQFIPVPYAERPTR, via the coding sequence ATGGACGTCAACCTGGGGGCACTGCTCAGCAACCTGTTCTGGTTCGTCCTGATCCTCTGGTCCCTGCTGCCCCTGCTGCGGCAACGGCGCATTGCCGACCGCCGCCTGCAGGTGATCCGCCAGCTGGAACGGGAGCGGGGCTCGCGGGTCATCACCCTGATCCACCGCCAGGAGTCCCTGAGCCTTCTCGGCATCCCCCTGACCCGGTACATCACCGTCGACGACTCGGAGCAGGTTCTGCGGGCCATCCGCTACACCCCGCCCAACATGCCCATCGACCTCATCGTTCACACGCCGGGCGGCCTGGTGCTGGCGGCCGAGCAGATCGCCGAGGCCATCCGGCGGCATCGGGGCCGGGTGACCGTGATGGTACCCCACTACGCCATGAGCGGCGGCACCCTCATCGCCCTGGCGGCGGACGCCATCTGGATGGACGAGAACGCCGTGCTGGGTCCCGTGGACCCCCAGCTGGGCGGCTACCCCGCGGCCAGCATCCTGGCCGCCATCCGCCAGAAGGGCCCCGACAAGGTGGACGACAAGACCTTGATGCTGGGTGATCTGGCCGAAAAGGCCATCACTCAGGTCCGCCAGACCGTCCAGCGGCTGCTCCAGGACCGCCTTCCGGCCGGGGACGCGCGGCGCATCGCCGAGGCGCTGACGGAAGGCCGCTGGACCCACGACTTTCCCATCGGCTGCGACGAGCTGCGCGCGCTGGGGCTGGAGGTGCGCTGCGAGCTGCCGGACCTGGTATACCGGCTGATGGAACTCTACCCCCAGCCCGACGGGCGGCGCCCTTCGGTCCAGTTCATCCCGGTGCCCTATGCCGAGCGGCCCACGCGGTGA
- a CDS encoding glycosyl hydrolase family 18 protein, translating into MNTEGPEHHHGPELHRGSAGRSAGRGRQPAAGPPAPAGESGAGNPGRPAVAFDRGAAAGDGGNAEGREAPAGRTPVQWDAGGGPAGGSQHAGPAGGGPSGGGGPAGPRGVGPGGRPPGGGGGPWGGGGGRGGGWWASLGGWNGIWDKLRTDRRWQVGAVTAGLFLLILATLPGEPGPQGQPPLRKPAGVARPEVLGFFENGWSPVFGDSFPSVKKRPDLIDSISPFWYSIRSDGSLWPQEIRQEVIDFARAQDILLIPLFNLLQSGGNEAGFLVDPAARSRAVQAIVREVQQRGYDGVNIDFELLPPDAEPLMSDFIRELDAALPEDKRLDIAAFPKVDVDPSVHGGHNWQVFARHADQVILMAYDRHYLGSQPGPVSPAGWVEANIKEMLNAGIAGNKILLGVGAYGYDWPAGAGPGNEASSTPVPLWQVKQIIDRHGVRPQWDRESQNPHFTYTGEGGQEREIWYLDERVLEQRIDLVRKYSLGGIAIWRLGYEDDAFWNVIERAYGPRR; encoded by the coding sequence GTGAACACCGAAGGACCGGAACATCACCACGGGCCGGAGCTGCACCGCGGGAGCGCAGGCCGTTCCGCCGGGCGGGGCAGGCAACCGGCCGCCGGGCCGCCTGCTCCGGCGGGCGAGTCCGGGGCTGGGAATCCCGGCCGGCCGGCGGTGGCCTTCGACCGCGGCGCGGCCGCAGGTGACGGTGGAAACGCGGAGGGCCGGGAAGCGCCGGCAGGACGCACCCCCGTCCAGTGGGACGCCGGCGGGGGCCCTGCCGGTGGCAGCCAGCATGCCGGCCCCGCCGGGGGCGGCCCGTCCGGCGGAGGTGGCCCCGCCGGCCCCCGGGGGGTGGGTCCCGGGGGCAGGCCGCCGGGTGGTGGCGGCGGTCCCTGGGGCGGTGGCGGCGGGCGCGGTGGAGGCTGGTGGGCGAGCCTGGGCGGGTGGAACGGGATCTGGGACAAGCTGCGCACGGACCGGCGCTGGCAGGTCGGCGCCGTGACGGCGGGCCTGTTCCTCCTGATCCTGGCGACCCTGCCGGGGGAGCCCGGACCCCAGGGGCAGCCGCCGCTGCGCAAGCCGGCCGGGGTGGCGCGCCCCGAGGTACTGGGATTCTTCGAGAACGGGTGGTCCCCCGTCTTCGGCGATTCCTTCCCTTCGGTGAAGAAGCGGCCCGATCTCATCGACAGCATCAGCCCCTTCTGGTACTCCATCCGTTCCGATGGGAGCCTCTGGCCCCAGGAGATTCGCCAGGAGGTCATCGATTTCGCCAGGGCGCAAGACATCTTGCTGATCCCGCTGTTCAACCTCCTGCAGAGCGGGGGCAACGAGGCCGGGTTCCTGGTCGACCCGGCGGCCCGTTCCCGGGCCGTGCAGGCCATCGTGCGCGAGGTCCAGCAGCGGGGCTATGACGGGGTCAACATCGACTTCGAGCTGCTGCCGCCCGACGCGGAGCCTTTGATGTCCGATTTCATCCGGGAGCTGGACGCGGCGCTGCCGGAGGACAAGCGGCTGGACATCGCCGCCTTCCCCAAGGTGGACGTAGATCCCTCGGTCCACGGCGGGCACAACTGGCAGGTGTTTGCCCGGCACGCGGACCAGGTGATCCTCATGGCCTACGACCGCCACTACCTGGGCAGCCAGCCGGGTCCCGTGTCGCCGGCCGGCTGGGTGGAAGCCAACATCAAGGAGATGCTCAACGCCGGGATCGCAGGGAACAAGATCCTGCTGGGCGTGGGGGCCTACGGGTACGACTGGCCGGCCGGGGCCGGTCCCGGCAACGAGGCCAGTTCCACCCCCGTGCCCCTCTGGCAGGTCAAGCAGATCATCGACCGCCACGGCGTGCGGCCCCAGTGGGACCGGGAGAGCCAGAACCCCCACTTCACCTATACCGGTGAGGGAGGCCAAGAGCGCGAGATCTGGTACCTGGACGAGCGGGTGCTGGAGCAGCGCATCGATCTCGTGCGGAAGTACAGCCTGGGTGGCATTGCCATCTGGCGGCTGGGGTACGAGGACGACGCCTTCTGGAACGTGATCGAGAGGGCGTACGGCCCGCGCCGGTAG